Proteins co-encoded in one Halorussus vallis genomic window:
- a CDS encoding DUF7504 family protein translates to MTPKTDLPDTDREDATDPQIDDFPDAIADGAVVLLAGTVDPATSGLCLRALSQCDDGDGTAVVVTTTEGAAETVRRYRRAYPPEGTPELRLVDAASQQYVSALYRDVPTVSLPRADDLERLVLALSDLTDASVPSAGRRHLVVRSLGPLLESTPASRVSTVLERIAGLRTESGLALFGFDYTAHDEATLNELAAAVDAIVWATRRRDGEIRLKLQSTQSLLHSEGSSGRSVDRRGSEDTWSESQK, encoded by the coding sequence ATGACACCTAAAACAGACCTCCCTGACACGGACCGCGAGGATGCGACGGACCCACAGATCGACGACTTCCCGGACGCGATAGCCGACGGTGCGGTGGTGCTGCTGGCCGGCACGGTCGACCCGGCGACCAGCGGCCTCTGCTTGCGCGCGTTATCACAGTGCGACGACGGCGACGGGACCGCGGTCGTCGTCACGACGACCGAAGGCGCGGCCGAGACCGTCCGGAGGTATCGGCGTGCGTATCCGCCTGAAGGCACCCCGGAACTCAGACTCGTGGACGCGGCGTCCCAGCAGTACGTCTCCGCGCTCTACCGGGACGTCCCGACGGTATCGCTCCCGAGAGCCGACGACCTCGAACGCCTCGTGCTCGCGCTGTCGGACCTGACCGACGCGAGCGTCCCGTCGGCCGGTCGCCGCCACCTCGTCGTCCGGTCGCTCGGTCCCCTCCTGGAATCGACGCCCGCGAGTCGGGTGTCGACGGTGCTGGAGCGAATTGCGGGGCTCCGCACCGAGAGCGGACTCGCCCTCTTCGGGTTCGACTACACGGCCCACGACGAGGCGACGCTGAACGAACTCGCCGCCGCCGTCGACGCCATCGTCTGGGCCACCCGGCGGCGCGACGGCGAGATTCGACTGAAACTCCAGTCGACCCAGTCGCTCCTGCACTCCGAGGGGTCGTCCGGGCGGTCGGTCGACCGGCGCGGGTCCGAAGATACTTGGTCGGAGAGCCAGAAGTAG
- a CDS encoding MBL fold metallo-hydrolase has translation MHAGDLAEVTQGDCSDLYYLDTGMYDTDEYGAVYIYDAERPAVVETGIGTHVDYIFDALDELDIAREDVEVIAPTHVHLDHAGGAGFLAEACPNADVYVHEIGAPHLVDPSRLVEGTKAAVGDQWEYYVEPEPVPEDRIVELTDGDSIDLGDHNLDVHYAPGHAPHQVVFHDTDDDALVAGDAAGIWVPSEEMIRQTSPPSNFDLERCIEDAEMIRDLDPEVLLYTHFGPRENEPGAMDEYVTVLSGWVERVEAKREELGDDEAVVSFFADETQMIDTWGERKAAEEEKLNTRGVLAYLDYREE, from the coding sequence ATGCACGCAGGCGACTTGGCCGAGGTCACGCAGGGCGACTGCTCGGACCTCTACTACCTCGACACCGGGATGTACGACACCGACGAGTACGGCGCGGTCTACATCTACGACGCCGAGCGCCCGGCCGTGGTCGAAACCGGCATCGGCACCCACGTCGACTACATCTTCGACGCGCTTGACGAACTCGACATCGCGCGGGAGGACGTGGAGGTCATCGCGCCCACGCACGTCCACCTCGACCACGCCGGCGGCGCGGGCTTCCTCGCGGAGGCCTGCCCGAACGCCGACGTCTACGTCCACGAAATCGGCGCGCCCCACCTGGTCGACCCCTCCCGGCTGGTCGAGGGGACCAAGGCGGCGGTCGGCGACCAGTGGGAGTACTACGTCGAACCCGAACCCGTCCCCGAGGACCGCATCGTCGAACTCACCGACGGCGACAGCATCGACCTCGGCGACCACAACCTCGACGTTCACTACGCGCCGGGCCACGCGCCCCACCAGGTCGTCTTCCACGACACCGACGACGACGCGCTGGTCGCCGGGGACGCCGCGGGCATCTGGGTCCCCTCCGAGGAGATGATCCGCCAGACCTCGCCGCCGTCGAACTTCGACCTCGAACGGTGCATCGAGGACGCCGAGATGATTCGCGACCTGGACCCCGAGGTGTTGCTGTACACCCACTTCGGTCCGCGCGAGAACGAACCGGGCGCGATGGACGAGTACGTCACGGTGCTGTCGGGGTGGGTCGAGCGCGTCGAGGCCAAGCGCGAGGAACTGGGCGACGACGAGGCGGTCGTCTCGTTCTTCGCCGACGAGACCCAGATGATAGACACGTGGGGCGAACGGAAGGCGGCCGAGGAGGAGAAACTCAACACTCGCGGCGTGCTGGCGTATCTCGACTACCGCGAGGAGTAG
- the serS gene encoding serine--tRNA ligase: MLDRNYIRDHPEAVREGLRKRGTDDVDLDGILEMDDEWRQLKARGDDLRHERNEVSQQIGELKQAGKDEEAQEAIERSGALKDEIEEVEERAAELESKLEAILLEVPQVPHESVPEGDDEDDNVELRREGFDDLRELPAAVTPHYELGEELDIIDERRAAKTTGSGYYFLKGEGCRLEHALMQFMMDVHREQGYQEIFPPIPIDSESMTGTGQLPKFAEDAYKIEDEDLWLCPTAEVPVTNMYADDILLKEDLPLKHQAYTPNFRREAGEHGTETRGIVRVHQFNKVEMVNFVEPETSYDRLDALLDEAEEVLRRLELPYRVLELCTGDLGFKAAKQIDLEVWAPGDDMDDGPEEGGRWLEVSTASNFEDFQARRAGLRYRPERHESAEYLHTLNASGLALPRVMVAVLEYYQNDDGTVTVPEALRPYMGGKERIEGHEKVGESALGSGEKE; encoded by the coding sequence ATGCTCGACCGGAACTACATTCGAGACCATCCGGAGGCGGTCCGCGAGGGACTCAGGAAGCGCGGAACCGACGACGTGGACCTCGACGGAATCCTGGAGATGGACGACGAGTGGCGGCAACTCAAGGCGCGGGGCGACGACCTGCGCCACGAGCGAAACGAGGTAAGCCAGCAGATCGGCGAACTCAAACAGGCCGGGAAGGACGAGGAGGCCCAGGAGGCCATCGAGCGCTCGGGCGCGCTCAAGGACGAGATAGAGGAGGTCGAGGAGCGCGCGGCCGAACTGGAGTCGAAACTCGAAGCTATCCTCCTCGAAGTGCCCCAGGTCCCCCACGAGAGCGTCCCCGAGGGCGACGACGAGGACGACAACGTCGAACTCCGCCGGGAGGGCTTCGACGACCTCCGAGAACTGCCCGCGGCGGTGACGCCCCACTACGAACTCGGCGAGGAACTCGACATCATCGACGAGCGCCGAGCGGCCAAGACCACCGGGAGCGGCTACTACTTCCTCAAGGGCGAGGGCTGTCGGCTCGAACACGCCCTGATGCAGTTCATGATGGACGTCCACCGCGAGCAGGGCTACCAGGAGATATTCCCGCCCATCCCCATCGACAGCGAGTCGATGACCGGGACGGGCCAACTGCCGAAGTTCGCCGAGGACGCCTACAAGATCGAAGACGAGGACCTCTGGCTCTGTCCCACCGCGGAGGTGCCGGTGACCAACATGTACGCCGACGACATCCTCCTGAAGGAGGACCTCCCGCTGAAGCACCAGGCCTACACGCCGAACTTCCGGCGCGAGGCGGGCGAGCACGGCACCGAAACCCGGGGCATCGTCCGGGTCCACCAGTTCAACAAGGTCGAGATGGTCAACTTCGTCGAACCCGAGACGAGCTACGACCGCCTCGACGCGCTGCTCGACGAAGCCGAGGAGGTCCTTCGGCGACTCGAACTCCCCTACCGCGTCCTCGAACTCTGCACGGGCGACCTCGGGTTCAAGGCCGCCAAGCAGATCGACCTCGAAGTGTGGGCGCCCGGCGACGACATGGACGACGGTCCCGAGGAGGGCGGCCGCTGGCTCGAAGTCTCGACCGCCTCGAACTTCGAGGACTTCCAGGCCCGGCGCGCGGGCCTGCGCTACCGCCCCGAGCGCCACGAGTCGGCCGAGTACCTCCACACGCTCAACGCCTCGGGACTGGCGCTGCCCCGCGTGATGGTCGCCGTTCTGGAGTACTACCAGAACGACGACGGCACCGTCACGGTTCCCGAGGCGCTGCGGCCCTACATGGGCGGCAAAGAGCGCATCGAGGGCCACGAGAAGGTCGGCGAGAGCGCGCTCGGGTCGGGCGAGAAGGAGTAG
- a CDS encoding Gfo/Idh/MocA family protein, with amino-acid sequence MGDKVSETVRIGIVGAGNRGQNHAARYEKIPGADIVAVADVDVPKARALAEVEGAESYADHRSMLDEADLDAVNLCVHASLHESIAVDALEAGTDVFCEKPMADGYAAARGMYEAAERTGNRLAVQNQLLYTKETRAAKALVEAGELGDIYHGVAARSRGWAFGDDPEEIALGARQRGTPYVDGYGTPAFVREESAGGGAVYDLGSYTVGQLLYLLGSPTVERVRGATFDTTGDRYRPGDPAGEEYRRRVEESGFDVEDVGVGFVTFEDGTVLSVRASWSRYLDEEGSALVGTRGGVRLDPFEFFTTIADVEMRASPDLEEYLFRRQYLDGERGEAAYEAGITADPLYHWVEELLGRAEPTPTAELALEAMAVADGIALSSELGREVTRDEVVESDEFEAEEAVDSAAEQSE; translated from the coding sequence ATGGGGGACAAGGTAAGCGAGACTGTCAGAATCGGCATCGTAGGTGCAGGAAACAGAGGACAGAACCACGCCGCACGATACGAGAAGATACCGGGCGCGGACATCGTCGCGGTCGCGGACGTCGACGTGCCGAAGGCGCGGGCGCTCGCCGAGGTCGAGGGCGCCGAGAGCTACGCCGACCACCGGTCGATGCTCGACGAGGCCGACCTCGACGCGGTGAACCTCTGCGTCCACGCGAGCCTCCACGAGTCCATCGCGGTCGACGCGCTGGAGGCCGGCACCGACGTCTTCTGCGAGAAGCCGATGGCCGACGGGTACGCGGCCGCCCGGGGGATGTACGAGGCCGCCGAGCGCACCGGCAACCGCCTCGCGGTCCAGAACCAGTTGCTCTACACCAAGGAAACCCGCGCGGCGAAGGCGCTCGTCGAGGCGGGCGAACTCGGCGACATCTATCACGGCGTCGCCGCCAGGTCCCGAGGGTGGGCGTTCGGCGACGACCCCGAGGAGATCGCGCTGGGTGCGCGCCAACGCGGGACACCCTACGTGGACGGCTACGGCACGCCGGCGTTCGTCCGCGAGGAGAGCGCGGGCGGCGGCGCGGTCTACGACCTCGGGAGCTACACGGTCGGTCAACTGCTCTACCTGCTGGGGTCGCCGACCGTCGAGCGCGTGCGCGGGGCGACCTTCGACACGACCGGCGACCGCTACCGACCCGGCGACCCGGCCGGCGAGGAGTACCGCCGCCGGGTCGAGGAGAGCGGCTTCGACGTCGAGGACGTGGGCGTCGGCTTCGTCACCTTCGAGGACGGGACGGTGCTGTCGGTCCGCGCCAGTTGGTCGCGCTACCTCGACGAGGAGGGGAGCGCGCTCGTCGGCACGCGGGGCGGCGTCCGCCTCGACCCCTTCGAGTTCTTCACGACGATAGCCGACGTCGAGATGCGCGCGAGCCCCGACCTGGAGGAGTACCTCTTCCGGCGGCAGTACCTCGACGGCGAGCGCGGAGAGGCGGCCTACGAGGCCGGTATCACGGCCGACCCGCTCTACCACTGGGTCGAGGAACTGCTGGGCCGGGCCGAACCGACGCCGACCGCGGAACTCGCCTTGGAGGCGATGGCCGTCGCCGACGGCATTGCGCTGTCGTCGGAACTCGGCCGCGAGGTCACCCGCGACGAGGTGGTCGAATCCGACGAGTTCGAAGCCGAGGAAGCTGTCGACTCGGCGGCGGAGCAGTCGGAGTAG